Proteins encoded within one genomic window of Panicum virgatum strain AP13 chromosome 1N, P.virgatum_v5, whole genome shotgun sequence:
- the LOC120653998 gene encoding 3-ketoacyl-CoA synthase 4-like, whose amino-acid sequence MDVSHKDYLISAFHQVLGVVTLLVCLLTEVSIFASDRHGAMYLVPLCSILLLYGHRRHAGTTGISLVDFSCLKPQRRLRTPIPKFIEHIKLGGCFEDDGVEFMSKAVVASGMGDETYFPPSLHLIPPDATHGNAVQEARMLLLPTLDELFGRTGVPPTAVGALIVNCSGFCPAPSLAAMVANHYHMPSDVKTFNISGMGCSAGVVGVDVARNILITHPTIAYAVVASTEVITVGWYNGRDHSKLLLNCTFRNGCSAVLLARSGHGMAAPTPPPKYRLLRLVRTNLIANDDGYHSGYREEDDEGITGFNVARGVGGAFEEVLRAHLASLGMSVLPWREKLRYATGFVLSRLQKTPAGYQQLVPNFGAAAEHFCLPTTWAPMIRRLGQGIGLGEKQMEAALMTYHRFGNQSAASLWYQLAYHEAKGLVRKGDKVWQLGVGTGLKVNSAVWERVAADEDDLAGVGRDGKSAGPAERQGPWMDCIHRYPVWD is encoded by the coding sequence ATGGACGTCTCTCACAAAGACTACCTCATCTCAGCCTTCCACCAAGTCCTTGGCGTGGTCACACTCCTCGTTTGCCTCCTCACCGAGGTCTCCATCTTCGCCTCCGACCGCCATGGGGCAATGTACCTCGTCCCTCTATGCTCAATCCTCCTCCTTTACGGCCATCGCCGGCATGCGGGCACCACTGGCATCAGCCTGGTAGACTTCTCCTGCCTGAAACCACAACGACGGCTGCGAACACCCATCCCAAAGTTCATCGAGCACATCAAACTCGGGGGCTGCTTCGAAGACGATGGCGTCGAGTTCATGTCCAAAGCTGTTGTGGCGTCGGGCATGGGCGACGAGACCTACTTCCCGCCGTCGCTGCACCTGATTCCGCCGGACGCGACGCACGGCAACGCTGTGCAGGAGGCGCGCATGCTGCTGCTCCCGACGCTCGACGAGCTATTCGGCAGGACCGGCGTGCCGCCCACCGCCGTGGGGGCGCTCATCGTCAACTGCAGCGGGTTCTGCCCGGCGCCCTCCCTGGCGGCGATGGTCGCCAACCACTACCACATGCCCAGCGACGTCAAGACGTTCAACATCTCCGGCATGGGCTGCTCCGCGGGCGTCGTCGGCGTCGACGTCGCCAGGAACATCCTCATCACCCACCCGACCATCGCGTACGCCGTCGTGGCCAGCACGGAGGTGATCACGGTCGGGTGGTACAACGGGAGAGACCACAGCAAGCTGCTCCTAAACTGCACGTTCCGCAACGGCTGCTCCGCCGTGCTGCTAGCGAGGAGCGGGCACGGCATGGCggctccgacgccgccgcccaagTACCGGCTCCTCCGCCTTGTGCGCACGAACCTCATCGCCAACGACGACGGCTACCACTCCGGCTACCGCGAGGAAGACGACGAGGGCATCACCGGCTTCAACGTGGCgcgaggcgtcggcggcgcgttCGAGGAGGTCCTGCGCGCGCACCTCGCCTCGCTGGGCATGTCCGTCCTGCCGTGGCGGGAGAAGCTGCGTTACGCGACGGGGTTCGTGCTGTCGCGGCTGCAGAAAACACCAGCAGGTTACCAGCAGCTGGTCCCCAACTTCggagcggcggcagagcactTCTGCCTGCCGACGACGTGGGCGCCGATGATCCGGAGGCTCGGGCAGGGGATCGGGCTGGGAGAGAAGCAGATGGAGGCGGCGCTCATGACCTACCACCGGTTCGGGAACCAGTCGGCGGCGTCGCTGTGGTACCAGCTCGCCTACCACGAGGCCAAGGGGTTGGTCCGGAAGGGAGACAAGGTGTGGCAGCTCGGCGTGGGGACTGGCCTGAAGGTGAACAGTGCGGTATGGGAGCGTGTCGCTGCCGACGAGGACGACCTCGCCGGTGTCGGGCGAGATGGGAAGAGTGCAGGACCGGCGGAACGGCAGGGGCCGTGGATGGACTGCATCCACAGGTACCCTGTTTGGGactga